In a genomic window of Gossypium arboreum isolate Shixiya-1 chromosome 7, ASM2569848v2, whole genome shotgun sequence:
- the LOC108486478 gene encoding putative transcription factor bHLH086, with protein sequence MALAKDPICSLQTSAFNNGNFDEGGDDHLKKLGGGVNNFPMTSSSFSSPRSIDSDSFVFRPPHEEVHSLINFKGSSMYDNFIHQYHHGTNYGSLLSFEQNEKAPRSGTYLKRASHKDNYSMWDPRLVEDFSCFETASNFSSKENNGDWLYSESAMDADSIPELRSPGVAGVKRLNTGDSTQALKKQCSNEAKRAKSKSGPSKDPQSIAAKNRRERISERLKILQELVPNGSKVDLVTMLEKAISYVKFLQLQVKVLATDEFWPVQGGKAPDISQVREAIDAILSSSKKDINSS encoded by the exons ATGGCACTAGCCAAGGACCCTATTTGCTCACTTCAAACCTCAGCTTTCAATAATGGAAACTTTGATGAAGGTGGTGATGATCACTTGAAAAAGCTTGGCGGTGGTGTCAACAACTTTCCGATGACTAGTTCCTCATTTTCCTCTCCGCGTAGTATTGATTCCGACAGTTTCGTATTCCGGCCACCGCATGAGGAAGTTCATTCATTGATAAACTTCAAAGGCAGTTCAATGTACGACAACTTCATTCATCAATATCATCATGGGACTAATTATGGATCTCTTCTTAGCTTTGAACAAAACGAGAAGGCTCCACGAAGCGGTACTTACTTAAAAAGAGCAAGTCACAAAGATAATTATTCTATGTGGGACCCTCGCTTGGTGGAAGATTTTAGTTGCTTTGAAACAGCTAGCAATTTTAGCTCGAAAGAGAACAATGGAGATTGGTTATACTCTGAATCAGCAATGGATGCTGATAGTATACCGGAGTTACGGTCACCAGGAGTTGCCGGCGTTAAGCGTCTGAATACG ggagATAGCACTCAAGCTTTGAAGAAACAATGTAGCAATGAAGCTAAGAGGGCTAAATCAAAGTCCGGTCCTTCAAAGGATCCTCAAAGTATTGCAGCCAAG AATCGACGTGAGAGGATCAGTGAGCGGTTGAAGATACTACAAGAACTAGTGCCTAATGGTTCCAAG GTTGATCTAGTAACCATGCTGGAGAAAGCAATTAGCTATGTCAAGTTCCTTCAATTACAAGTGAAG GTGTTGGCAACAGATGAATTTTGGCCAGTTCAAGGAGGGAAAGCACCTGATATTTCACAAGTTAGAGAAGCCATTGATGCTATACTCTCATCATCAAAGAAAGATATAAATTCAAGCtaa